In one window of Streptomyces griseus subsp. griseus DNA:
- a CDS encoding PmoA family protein, whose product MTLSLTHTHGDRITVSHGPQEAELLSYVYRPEAAWEAPKPYLHPLRTLSGAAVTDYRPNDHRWHKGLQLTASHLSGQNLWGGNTYVHGQGYVALPERIGSMAHTAFDEVSVRPDRAVIAERLTWHPYDGELWADEERRIEVADVDTGSGSWSLTWTSSVTNRREEPLSFGSPTTHGRPAAGYTGLFWRGPRAFRDGRIFTAGQDDGDLMGVQSPWLAYSGEHDERDGHATLVFEHAPGNDHLGKKGTHPAHWFVRNDPFAAVAPSWAFHEELVLSPGDTLTRAYRVHIADGAWDQERVSAHLEARPW is encoded by the coding sequence ATGACGCTCTCGCTGACCCATACCCACGGTGACCGGATCACCGTCTCGCACGGGCCGCAGGAGGCGGAGCTGCTCTCCTACGTCTACCGGCCCGAGGCCGCCTGGGAGGCGCCCAAGCCCTACCTGCACCCGCTGCGGACCCTGTCGGGCGCGGCCGTCACCGACTACCGGCCCAACGACCACCGCTGGCACAAGGGCCTCCAGCTGACCGCCTCGCACCTGTCGGGACAGAACCTGTGGGGCGGCAACACCTATGTGCACGGGCAGGGTTACGTGGCCCTGCCGGAGCGGATCGGTTCGATGGCGCACACCGCCTTCGACGAGGTCTCCGTCCGCCCCGACCGCGCCGTCATCGCCGAACGGCTCACCTGGCACCCGTACGACGGGGAGCTGTGGGCCGACGAGGAGCGCCGCATCGAGGTGGCCGACGTGGACACCGGGTCGGGCAGCTGGTCGCTCACCTGGACCTCGTCCGTCACCAACCGGCGCGAGGAGCCGCTCAGCTTCGGCAGCCCCACCACGCACGGACGCCCCGCCGCCGGATACACCGGCCTCTTCTGGCGCGGGCCGCGCGCCTTCCGGGACGGCCGGATCTTCACCGCCGGGCAGGACGACGGCGATCTGATGGGCGTTCAGTCACCGTGGCTGGCCTACTCGGGTGAGCACGACGAGCGGGACGGCCACGCCACCCTCGTCTTCGAGCACGCGCCCGGCAACGACCACCTCGGGAAGAAGGGCACGCACCCGGCGCACTGGTTCGTGCGCAACGACCCCTTCGCCGCGGTCGCCCCCTCCTGGGCCTTCCACGAGGAGCTGGTCCTCTCCCCCGGCGACACCCTCACCCGCGCCTACCGCGTCCACATCGCCGACGGCGCTTGGGACCAGGAACGGGTGTCCGCACACCTGGAGGCACGGCCGTGGTGA
- a CDS encoding Gfo/Idh/MocA family protein, with product MSPLRSNSPLRTAVVGAGGIARTSHLPALRTLAAEGRAEVVAVVDVVEAAARALADEESVPYASADLGSMLADVRPDLVVLCTPPAVHREQTVAALEAGAWVWCEKPPCPSLADYDAVLAAEKGGGHDPYASIVFQHRFGSGARHIGALLADGAFGRPLVAHCQTTWYRDRAYYAVPWRGRWATEGGGPAMGHGIHQTDLLLDLMGPWTEVHGMAARLVHDVETEDVSTAQVRFASGAVATLVNSVLSPDEVSRIRIDCELATIELTHLYGYRDADWRITPAPGVAAETSAAWLDFGEEVPSSHLAQLRVLVDDIAQGRRHATSGEGGRRTLEFITALYRSAFTGTTVRPGDIGPGDPYYTALHGGAPGWAPAGAQEEDRA from the coding sequence ATGTCTCCGCTCCGCTCGAACTCCCCGCTGCGCACCGCCGTGGTCGGCGCGGGGGGTATCGCGCGCACCAGCCATCTGCCCGCCCTGCGCACGCTCGCGGCCGAGGGGAGGGCCGAGGTGGTGGCCGTCGTCGATGTCGTCGAGGCGGCGGCACGCGCCCTCGCGGACGAGGAGTCGGTCCCCTACGCGTCCGCCGACCTCGGCTCGATGCTGGCCGACGTGCGGCCGGACCTCGTGGTGCTGTGCACGCCGCCCGCAGTCCACCGGGAGCAGACGGTGGCCGCGCTGGAGGCGGGCGCCTGGGTCTGGTGCGAGAAGCCGCCCTGCCCTTCACTCGCGGACTACGACGCGGTCCTGGCGGCGGAGAAGGGCGGCGGCCACGACCCGTACGCGTCCATCGTCTTCCAGCACCGCTTCGGTTCGGGGGCGCGGCACATCGGGGCGCTGCTGGCCGACGGCGCCTTCGGGCGCCCGCTGGTCGCGCACTGCCAGACCACCTGGTACCGCGACCGCGCCTACTACGCCGTGCCGTGGCGCGGCCGCTGGGCCACCGAGGGCGGCGGCCCGGCGATGGGGCACGGCATCCACCAGACCGATCTGCTGCTGGACCTGATGGGACCGTGGACCGAGGTACACGGGATGGCGGCGCGGCTGGTGCACGACGTGGAGACCGAGGACGTCTCGACGGCCCAGGTCCGCTTCGCCTCGGGAGCCGTCGCCACCCTGGTCAACAGCGTGCTGAGCCCGGACGAGGTGAGCCGTATCCGGATCGACTGCGAGCTGGCCACCATCGAGCTGACCCATCTGTACGGCTACCGCGACGCGGACTGGCGCATCACGCCGGCGCCCGGTGTCGCGGCGGAGACCTCGGCGGCCTGGCTGGACTTCGGCGAGGAGGTCCCCAGCTCCCACCTGGCCCAACTCCGCGTCCTGGTGGACGACATCGCCCAGGGCCGCCGCCACGCCACCAGCGGCGAGGGCGGCAGGCGGACGCTGGAGTTCATCACCGCGCTCTACCGGTCCGCGTTCACCGGCACCACCGTCCGGCCGGGCGACATCGGCCCCGGCGACCCCTACTACACCGCACTGCACGGCGGCGCCCCGGGCTGGGCCCCGGCGGGCGCCCAGGAGGAGGACCGCGCATGA